Proteins encoded together in one Janthinobacterium tructae window:
- a CDS encoding DUF6630 family protein, with protein MINTAALFSTAFLPGHAGFDTEAITGLAEWRLDAPALFKLLIGAGTQAVAWPIYGDGEDCACVLAAPMLQARASWQALSVLMDKPRDDAAIVAHSAISTLLAGGQPWLILDCVQLIPHDIGTPQYAAALDALRAEAQALHSALLRGERDVLAPLLAAGAASPATGYWSATADAQLADVEELGADELPFLQGLEVAGWEEDALCYAVSAAGEPAVTGLVTPYGRWIVPLSRRYVDLGVYYADDGWITFATADAPDAHGVLDLNGTVVLPPAPGALYVINPHLVQQIDADGASRLLRLPDGALLMDSVDHIGQRDDGYIDIERQAHDDERNVCGVLDATGKVVLPTAYSSVQDFGTKKKIAIVSQRIAGRFLFGLVNSQGELLAPCQYEAIDSATTSSSPKLRKNLIFAIDAQGLACMLTLDGKQAFTPLYPPAHHLRGVAVQSDFLYVVKDGMAWSMDFTGRLLEQFDTVDNFKAAITAQLSEAMGLSKKNPEKKPAKRRSFTPSQILAKADREQLRTMAALLLQGDAELAAHCVDITLEELAQDDPEEEYEGDTPEAACFFLLWSTAAHTLGHGTTLDWKAVDEVPRIAQHIGLPALRDFSWAQREDGDAMAEGLAAIAAHLAQHQLRLVNLHGGEDTYYLGVVRAADAAAFSKVALQAALRPVLL; from the coding sequence ATGATCAATACCGCAGCCCTGTTCAGCACCGCCTTCCTGCCCGGCCACGCCGGCTTCGACACCGAGGCCATCACGGGCCTGGCCGAATGGCGGCTGGACGCACCTGCGCTGTTCAAGCTGCTCATCGGCGCCGGCACGCAAGCCGTCGCCTGGCCCATCTACGGCGATGGCGAAGACTGCGCCTGCGTGCTGGCTGCGCCAATGCTCCAGGCGCGGGCCAGCTGGCAAGCCTTGTCCGTGCTGATGGACAAGCCGCGCGACGACGCCGCCATCGTCGCGCACAGCGCCATCAGCACCCTGCTGGCGGGCGGCCAGCCATGGCTGATCCTCGATTGCGTGCAACTGATCCCGCACGATATCGGCACGCCGCAATACGCGGCCGCGCTCGACGCCCTGCGCGCCGAGGCGCAAGCCTTGCACTCTGCCCTGCTGCGCGGCGAGCGCGATGTCCTGGCGCCCCTGCTGGCCGCCGGCGCCGCATCGCCGGCGACCGGCTACTGGTCCGCCACGGCTGATGCGCAGCTGGCCGATGTCGAGGAACTGGGCGCGGACGAACTGCCTTTCCTGCAAGGCCTGGAAGTGGCGGGATGGGAGGAAGACGCGCTGTGCTATGCAGTGAGCGCCGCCGGCGAACCGGCCGTCACCGGTCTGGTCACGCCTTATGGCCGCTGGATCGTGCCGCTGTCGCGGCGCTATGTCGACCTGGGCGTTTACTACGCGGACGATGGCTGGATCACCTTTGCCACGGCGGACGCCCCCGATGCGCACGGCGTGCTGGACCTCAACGGTACGGTGGTGCTGCCGCCCGCACCCGGCGCCCTGTATGTGATCAACCCCCATCTGGTGCAGCAGATCGATGCAGACGGCGCCAGCCGTTTGCTGCGCCTGCCCGATGGCGCACTGCTGATGGACAGCGTGGACCACATCGGCCAGCGCGACGACGGCTATATCGACATCGAGCGCCAGGCGCACGATGACGAGCGCAATGTCTGCGGCGTGCTCGACGCCACCGGCAAGGTGGTGCTACCGACTGCCTACAGCTCCGTGCAGGATTTCGGCACGAAGAAAAAAATCGCCATCGTCAGCCAGCGCATAGCCGGGCGCTTCCTGTTTGGCCTGGTCAATAGCCAGGGCGAGCTGCTGGCGCCCTGCCAGTACGAAGCCATCGATAGCGCCACCACCTCGTCGTCGCCCAAGCTGCGCAAGAACCTGATCTTCGCCATCGACGCGCAGGGCCTGGCCTGCATGCTGACGCTCGATGGCAAGCAGGCGTTTACGCCCCTGTATCCGCCCGCCCACCATTTGCGCGGCGTGGCCGTGCAAAGCGACTTTTTATATGTGGTCAAGGACGGCATGGCCTGGAGCATGGATTTCACGGGCCGGTTGCTGGAGCAGTTCGACACCGTGGACAACTTCAAGGCGGCCATCACGGCCCAGTTGAGCGAGGCCATGGGGCTGAGCAAGAAAAACCCCGAGAAAAAGCCCGCTAAGCGCCGCAGCTTTACGCCGTCGCAGATCCTGGCCAAGGCCGACCGCGAGCAGTTGCGTACCATGGCCGCCCTCCTCTTGCAAGGCGATGCGGAACTGGCCGCGCACTGCGTGGACATCACCCTGGAAGAACTGGCGCAGGACGACCCGGAAGAGGAATACGAAGGCGATACGCCCGAGGCGGCATGCTTCTTCCTGCTCTGGTCCACGGCCGCCCACACGCTGGGCCACGGCACCACGCTGGACTGGAAAGCCGTCGATGAAGTGCCGCGCATCGCCCAGCATATCGGCCTGCCCGCGCTGCGCGATTTTTCGTGGGCGCAGCGCGAAGATGGCGACGCCATGGCCGAAGGCCTGGCCGCCATCGCCGCCCATTTGGCGCAGCATCAGCTGCGCCTGGTCAACCTGCACGGTGGCGAGGATACGTATTATCTGGGCGTGGTGCGCGCGGCCGATGCGGCAGCGTTCAGCAAGGTGGCGCTGCAGGCGGCCTTGCGGCCCGTGCTGCTGTGA
- a CDS encoding YihY family inner membrane protein, giving the protein MFSKYILPIFQYLWRALSMGLAVVRGLTWSETRDLLQFARRRVREESLPQVAGSLTFATVFALVPLLTLALAIFTTFPLFNTFRHALEDYFVQSVMPKGISNTILDYLTTFASKATRLSAIGAGALIVTSVGMMGLIERVFNRIWRVRQERRWTKRLLVYWAIVTLGPLLVGVSLTVTSRLFMATSGVVGAVPFIGAVFYTLVSIGLTMLAFTLLYIAVPNRDVDWRDAAWGGLLAALAFEVAKRGFGEFIQEFPTYSRIYGALAALPLFLVWIYLSWMITLVGALLVAALPVVKYERWWYEAAPGSEFVDAVAILKVLHQACHCADSALVGAAEIRRSTRLGFEEMETLLDKMVQQGWVGRVNVDGAVRVQWGKRVADSSDHWVLLGNVNRISLADVYRLFVFGGMRVNSGYPAGSTNERDIQAAIDAAALAAQVENAVEQGLGLTLAQHFGEVRCA; this is encoded by the coding sequence ATGTTTTCAAAATATATACTCCCCATCTTTCAATACCTGTGGCGCGCCCTGAGCATGGGACTGGCCGTCGTGCGCGGCCTGACGTGGTCCGAAACGCGCGACCTGCTGCAGTTCGCGCGCCGCCGCGTGCGCGAGGAAAGCCTGCCGCAGGTGGCCGGCAGCCTGACCTTCGCCACCGTGTTTGCGCTGGTGCCGCTGCTGACCCTGGCCCTGGCCATCTTCACCACTTTCCCCCTGTTTAATACCTTCCGCCACGCGCTGGAAGACTATTTCGTGCAAAGCGTGATGCCCAAGGGGATATCGAACACCATCCTCGATTACTTGACCACGTTTGCCTCGAAAGCCACGCGCCTGTCGGCCATTGGCGCGGGCGCCCTGATCGTCACCTCGGTGGGCATGATGGGCTTGATCGAACGCGTCTTCAACCGCATCTGGCGCGTGCGCCAGGAACGCCGCTGGACCAAGCGCCTGCTCGTCTACTGGGCCATCGTCACCCTGGGGCCGCTGCTGGTGGGCGTCTCGCTGACGGTGACCTCGCGCCTCTTCATGGCCACCAGCGGCGTGGTGGGCGCCGTGCCTTTCATCGGCGCCGTGTTTTACACGCTGGTGTCGATCGGCCTGACCATGCTGGCGTTTACCTTGCTCTACATCGCCGTGCCGAACCGCGACGTGGACTGGCGTGACGCGGCCTGGGGCGGCTTGCTGGCGGCGCTGGCGTTCGAGGTGGCCAAGCGGGGCTTCGGTGAATTCATCCAGGAATTCCCCACGTATTCGCGCATCTATGGCGCGCTGGCCGCCTTGCCCCTGTTCCTCGTGTGGATTTACCTGAGCTGGATGATCACCCTGGTGGGTGCCTTGCTGGTGGCCGCCTTGCCCGTCGTGAAATACGAGCGCTGGTGGTACGAGGCGGCGCCCGGCAGCGAATTCGTCGACGCCGTCGCCATCCTGAAGGTGTTGCACCAGGCCTGTCACTGTGCCGATTCGGCCCTGGTGGGGGCGGCGGAAATTCGCCGCAGCACGCGCCTGGGCTTCGAAGAGATGGAAACCCTGCTTGACAAGATGGTGCAGCAGGGCTGGGTGGGACGAGTCAACGTGGATGGCGCCGTGCGCGTACAGTGGGGCAAGCGCGTGGCCGACAGTTCCGACCACTGGGTCTTGCTGGGCAATGTCAACCGCATCAGCCTGGCCGACGTCTACCGGCTGTTCGTCTTCGGCGGCATGCGCGTGAACTCCGGCTATCCGGCCGGTTCCACCAATGAGCGCGATATCCAGGCGGCCATCGATGCAGCCGCGCTCGCGGCGCAGGTGGAAAACGCCGTGGAGCAGGGACTGGGCCTGACCCTGGCGCAGCATTTCGGCGAAGTGCGCTGCGCCTGA
- the wrbA gene encoding NAD(P)H:quinone oxidoreductase — MKPTNLIILVLFYSRHGATRQLAELIAQGVESVPGCDARLRTVPAVSTVTEATAPEVPPDGAPYVELEDLQECAGLALGSPTRFGNMAAAMKYFWDGTASDWLAGSLSGKPACVFTSTGSLHGGQESTLLSMMIPLFHHGMLVMGLPYTHAELMTTSTGGSPYGATHWSGIAGDKALSDDEKRLAVALGRRLAENAAKLAGA; from the coding sequence ATGAAGCCAACCAATCTGATTATTCTCGTATTGTTTTATTCACGCCATGGCGCCACGCGCCAGCTGGCCGAGCTGATAGCCCAGGGAGTGGAAAGCGTGCCTGGCTGCGACGCGCGCCTGCGCACCGTGCCCGCCGTCTCCACGGTGACGGAAGCAACGGCGCCGGAAGTCCCGCCTGACGGCGCTCCGTATGTGGAACTGGAAGACTTGCAGGAATGCGCAGGCCTGGCCCTGGGGTCGCCCACGCGCTTCGGCAACATGGCCGCCGCCATGAAGTACTTCTGGGATGGCACGGCCAGCGACTGGCTGGCTGGCAGCCTGTCCGGCAAGCCCGCCTGCGTGTTCACGTCCACGGGCAGCCTGCACGGCGGCCAGGAATCGACCCTGCTGTCGATGATGATCCCCCTTTTCCACCACGGCATGCTGGTCATGGGCCTGCCCTATACGCATGCTGAACTGATGACGACGTCCACAGGCGGCTCGCCGTATGGCGCCACGCACTGGTCAGGCATCGCTGGCGACAAGGCGCTCAGCGACGATGAAAAACGCCTGGCCGTCGCCCTGGGCCGGCGCCTTGCGGAAAACGCCGCGAAACTGGCAGGTGCATGA